The Euphorbia lathyris chromosome 8, ddEupLath1.1, whole genome shotgun sequence genome has a window encoding:
- the LOC136202279 gene encoding ubiquitin C-terminal hydrolase 22, giving the protein METGNLLYTNPKICKHLADYKVKHGLTGYKSLQNCLKTSPNGRTSVYNCESTIPRCFFCNGYGDNRSYVCLVCSLISCSSHTLLHAQSENGHEISVNMERSELYCCLCSDQVYDPDFDKVVVSKNMMDMPNETQSFDDGVRRTSKRRKLMDMDSKKSKQLVSMRDRRAKSCYPLGLRGLNNLGSTCFMNSVLQALIHAPPFRDYFLSDRHDRETCRKKSSDRLCLACNIDVIFSAVYSGHRTPYSPAQFLYSWWQHSVNLASYEQQDAHEFFISVLDGIHEKEAPNKDNSDCQCIAHRVFSGMLRSDVTCMTCGFTSTTYDPFLDISLDMDMRNLSSEDVANKSARPNVNTSRCSLSACLDLFTRPEKLGSDQKLYCQNCREKQDSVKQMSVKRLPLVLSLHIKRFEHSTIRKMSRKLDCHLQFPFSLDMSSYLSSSIIRNRFGNRIFAFESDEADASAEFEIFAVITHSGMLESGHYVTYIRLRNQWYKCDDAWITEVDEAIVRASQCYMIFYVQKTLYYKANEDSSCTTVSPRRDPFVPIAGCC; this is encoded by the exons ATGGAAACAGGTAATCTTTTGTATACAAATCCAAAGATTTGCAAGCATCTAGCTGATTACAAGGTTAAACATGGTTTGACTGGCTATAAATCTCTCCAAAATTGCCTAAAAACCAGTCCAAATGGAAGAACCAGTGTTTATAACTGTGAATCAACGATACCCAGATGCTTTTTTTGTAATGGGTATGGAGATAATAGATCTTATGTTTGTTTAGTTTGCTCTTTAATTTCTTGTTCAAGCCACACCCTTTTACATGCCCAATCGGAGAATGGTCATGAGATTTCCGTTAACATGGAAAGATCGGAGCTTTATTGCTGTTTGTGCAGTGATCAGGTCTATGATCCTGATTTTGACAAGGTTGTTGTGTCCAAAAACATGATGGATATGCCCAATGAAACGCAGAGTTTTGATGATGGTGTGAGAAGGACTAGTAAGAGGAGGAAACTGATGGATATGGATTCGAAGAAGtcgaaacagcttgtttcgatGAGGGATCGAAGGGCGAAATCATGTTATCCGTTGGGATTGAGAGGGTTGAACAATTTGGGGAGCACTTGTTTTATGAATTCTGTGTTGCAAGCATTGATTCATGCACCTCCATTTAGGGATTACTTCTTGAGTGATCGTCATGATCGGGAAACTTGTCGAAAAAAATCGTCAGATCGGTTGTGTTTGGCCTGcaatattgatgttattttctCAGCTGTGTATTCCGGGCATCGGACACCTTACAGTCCAGCTCAGTTTCTCTACAG TTGGTGGCAGCATTCAGTGAATCTAGCTAGTTACGAGCAGCAGGATGCTCATGAATTCTTCATTTCGGTGTTAGATGGGATTCATGAAAAAGAAGCCCCGAATAAAG ATAATTCAGATTGTCAGTGCATTGCGCATCGGGTTTTCTCGGGGATGTTGAGATCCGACGTTACTTGCATGACCTGTGGATTTACGTCGACAACTTACGACCCTTTTCTAGATATTTCACTCGACATGGACATGAGAAATTTGTCTTCTGAAGATGTAGCAAACAAGTCTGCTAGACCGAATGTGAATACAAGCAGATGTTCGCTTTCAGCCTGCTTGGATTTGTTTACGAGGCCAGAGAAATTGGGGTCGGACCAGAAACTTTACTGCCAAAATTGTCGAGAAAAACAGGACTCCGTTAAGCAAATGTCCGTTAAAAGGCTCCCATTGGTGTTATCTTTACACATCAAACGTTTCGAGCACTCTACAATCAGGAAAATGTCGAGAAAACTCGATTGCCATCTGCAGTTTCCGTTTTCTTTAGATATGAGCTCGTATCTATCGTCCTCGATCATCAGAAACAGGTTTGGAAATAGGATTTTCGCTTTCGAGAGCGATGAAGCAGATGCCTCTGCAGAATTTGAGATTTTTGCTGTGATCACTCATTCGGGGATGCTAGAATCAGGGCACTACGTGACTTACATCCGGTTAAGAAACCAGTGGTACAAATGTGATGATGCATGGATTACCGAGGTTGATGAAGCGATAGTAAGAGCTTCACAGTGTTATATGATATTTTATGTGCAGAAAACGCTTTATTACAAAGCGAACGAGGATTCGAGCTGCACGACAGTGTCCCCGAGAAGGGATCCATTTGTTCCTATTGCGGGTTGTTGCTAA
- the LOC136203027 gene encoding probable folate-biopterin transporter 2: MVEDSNLESIDLVEHEHKDERGRRFCNFFFAPIFWGKMLANETHWTLVFAVLSVYGVNQGLGGAFNRLATEYYFKDVQKLQPSESQIYQGIISIPWLVKPIWGLLTDVLPVLGYRRRPYFFIAGLLGGIAMLLLSLHDKMHLLFALLLLTAGSAGAAIADVTIDACVAKNSNIHPLLAPDLQSLCTSSSSIGALVGFSISGIFVHWLGPKGVFGLLMIPSGLVLLVGMLFDEPFMPGFSYRQVNQKFADAGKAMWTTLKFPDVWRPCLYMYLSFALSVNIYEGMFFWYTDSKDGPSFSQETVGFIFSVGSIGSLLAAILYQNFLKDHPFRDLLFWSQLLFGLSGMLDLIMVLRINLKFGIPDYVFVVLDGSVSKMILNLKWMPLLVLSSKLCPSGIEGTFFALLMSIDNAGLLSSSWLGGLLLHLLNVTRTEFDNLWLVIIIRSLLRVSPLCLIFLVPRGTPDAFMLPNAISGTEERDHEAPENPNIEMVALVNNVDS, from the exons ATGGTGGAGGATTCGAATCTGGAATCCATTGATTTGGTGGAACATGAACATAAAGATGAAAGAGGAAGAAGGTTCTGCAACTTTTTTTTTGCCCCAATTTTTTGGGGTAAAATGCTTGCAAATGAGACTCATTGGACTTTGGTGTTTGCTGTGTTATCTGTATATGGAGTAAATCAAGGACTTGGTGGAGCTTTTAACCGTCTTGCCACTGAATATTACTTCAAAGATGTTCAGAAATTGCAGCCTTCTGAGTCACAAATTTATCAAGGAATCATTTCAATTCCTTGGCTTGTTAAGCCTATTTGGGGTCTGCTTACTGATGTTCTTCCTGTCCTGGGATACAGAAGGAGGCCTTATTTCTTTATAGCTG GATTACTCGGTGGGATCGCCATGCTTTTATTGTCGTTGCACGACAAGATGCATCTGCTATTCGCTCTGCTGTTATTGACCGCTGGAAGTGCGGGTGCAGCAATTGCAGATGTAACAATAGATGCCTGTGTTGCAAAGAATAGTAATATCCATCCTTTGCTTGCACCTGACTTGCAGAGCCTGTGCACCTCTAGTTCATCGATTGGAGCACTTGTCGGGTTCTCAATCAGCGGGATTTTCGTTCACTGGCTTGGCCCTAAG GGAGTTTTCGGTTTGCTGATGATTCCGTCTGGACTTGTATTGCTCGTTGGAATGCTGTTTGATGAGCCATTTATGCCCGGTTTTAGCTACAGACAG GTAAACCAGAAGTTTGCTGATGCTGGTAAGGCTATGTGGACGACATTGAAGTTCCCGGACGTGTGGAGACCCTGTTTATACATGTACTTATCGTTCGCGTTGAGCGTGAACATCTACGAAGGGATGTTCTTCTGGTACACAGATTCGAAAGACGGACCATCTTTCTCTCAG GAGACCGTCGGGTTCATATTTTCGGTAGGTTCAATTGGATCTCTCTTAGCAGCAATACTATACCAAAACTTTCTCAAGGATCATCCTTTCCGCGACCTGCTTTTCTGGAGCCAGTTGCTATTCGGGTTGTCTGGAATGCTAGACTTAATAATGGTGCTACGAATAAACTTGAAATTTGGCATACCGGATTATGTATTCGTTGTTCTCGATGGAAGTGTTTCGAAGATGATTTTGAATCTCAAATGGATGCCTCTTCTCGTGCTAAGTTCGAAGCTATGTCCGTCCGGTATTGAAGGCACTTTCTTTGCTTTGCTCATGTCAATTGACAATGCTGGACTTCTTTCATCTTCATGGTTAGGAGGGCTCTTACTTCATTTATTGAACGTGACTCGGACGGAATTCGATAATCTCTGGCTAGTCATTATAATCCGGAGCTTGTTACGAGTTAGTCCACTGTGTCTGATATTTTTGGTTCCTAGAGGTACTCCGGATGCTTTCATGCTTCCGAATGCAATCTCCGGTACAGAAGAGAGAGATCATGAAGCTCCCGAAAACCCGAATATCGAAATGGTTGCCCTTGTAAACAATGTTGATAGTTGA